In Trichocoleus sp. FACHB-46, the following proteins share a genomic window:
- the glpX gene encoding class II fructose-bisphosphatase, with amino-acid sequence MENTLGLEIIEVVEQAAIASARWMGKGEKNIADQVAVEAMRERMNKIYMRGRIVIGEGERDDAPMLYIGEEVGICTREDAKEYCNPDELLEIDIAVDPCEGTNLVAYGQNGSMAVLAISEKGGLFAAPDFYMKKLAAPAAAKGKVDIRKSATENLKILSECLNRSVEELVVVVMDRPRHKELIQEIRQAGARVRLISDGDVSAAICCAFAGTNIHALMGVGAAPEGVISAAAMRCLGGHFQGQLIYDPADVNTPESSNWNREANIARLKEMGVDDPDRIYNDDELASGETVLFAACGITPGTLMEGVRFFSGGARTQSLVISNQSKTARFVDTIHLLDGQSKSLQLR; translated from the coding sequence GTGGAAAACACGCTCGGTCTTGAGATTATTGAAGTAGTAGAGCAGGCCGCGATCGCCTCTGCTCGCTGGATGGGCAAGGGCGAAAAGAACATCGCTGACCAAGTTGCTGTAGAAGCAATGCGGGAACGGATGAACAAAATTTACATGCGAGGCCGTATCGTGATCGGGGAAGGGGAGCGCGATGACGCCCCCATGCTCTACATCGGGGAAGAAGTGGGAATTTGCACCCGCGAGGATGCTAAAGAATACTGCAACCCAGACGAGCTGCTCGAAATTGACATTGCGGTTGACCCGTGCGAAGGCACCAACCTCGTCGCCTATGGTCAAAATGGCTCTATGGCCGTGCTGGCTATTTCTGAAAAAGGTGGTTTGTTCGCAGCGCCCGACTTCTACATGAAGAAGTTGGCAGCTCCGGCGGCAGCCAAGGGCAAAGTGGACATTCGCAAGTCTGCGACCGAAAACCTCAAGATTCTATCCGAGTGCTTAAACCGCTCTGTGGAAGAACTAGTGGTTGTCGTCATGGATCGTCCTCGGCACAAGGAATTGATCCAAGAAATCCGCCAAGCTGGAGCTAGAGTTCGCCTGATCAGCGACGGTGACGTGTCTGCTGCCATTTGTTGTGCTTTCGCTGGCACCAACATCCACGCTCTGATGGGCGTTGGCGCAGCTCCTGAAGGTGTGATCTCCGCTGCTGCAATGCGTTGCTTGGGTGGCCACTTCCAAGGCCAATTAATCTACGACCCCGCAGATGTCAACACTCCCGAAAGCAGCAACTGGAACCGGGAAGCCAACATCGCTCGTTTGAAAGAAATGGGCGTTGATGACCCCGATCGCATCTACAACGACGATGAGCTAGCGTCTGGTGAAACCGTCCTGTTTGCCGCTTGCGGTATCACTCCTGGCACCTTGATGGAAGGCGTGCGCTTCTTTAGCGGTGGCGCTCGGACTCAATCTCTGGTCATTTCCAACCAGTCCAAAACGGCTCGCTTTGTGGACACGATTCACCTGCTCGACGGACAAAGCAAATCCCTGCAATTGCGTTAA
- a CDS encoding glutamyl-tRNA reductase: protein MNIAVVGLSHKTAPVEVREKLSIPEHQHEAAIAHLQSYSHIEEAAILSTCNRLEIYIVTTESEHGVREVTQFLSEHSKLPIPALRPHLFVLLHQDAVMHLMRVAAGLDSLVLGEGQILAQVKHTHKLGQQYKGVGRILNQLFKQAISAGKRVRTETSIGTGAVSISSAAVELAQIKVPNLAACRVAIIGAGKMARLLVQHLISKGAVQICILNRSLERAEELASQFTETQLKLCLLSELSEVLTCSDLVFTSTASTQPILDRAKLENCLEPTQPLMLIDISVPRNVDADVNDLECVQVFNVDDLKAVVAQNQESRRQMAMEAEALLEDELDAFDVWWRSLETVTTISCLREKIETIREQELEKALSRLGSEFAEKHQEIIEALTRGIVNKILHDPMVQLRAQQDIEARRRAMQSLEMLFNLNPEARSGEAI from the coding sequence ATGAATATTGCCGTTGTGGGCCTGAGCCACAAGACAGCCCCCGTTGAAGTGCGCGAAAAGCTTAGTATTCCAGAACATCAACATGAGGCGGCGATCGCTCACTTGCAGAGCTACAGCCACATTGAGGAAGCTGCCATCCTCAGTACCTGTAACCGCCTAGAAATTTACATTGTCACCACCGAGTCGGAGCACGGCGTGCGGGAAGTGACGCAATTCTTGTCTGAGCACAGCAAGTTACCCATTCCGGCGCTACGGCCTCACCTATTTGTGCTGTTACACCAAGATGCAGTCATGCACTTGATGCGGGTGGCTGCGGGTCTGGATAGCTTGGTTTTGGGCGAAGGGCAAATTTTGGCCCAAGTAAAGCACACTCACAAGCTGGGCCAGCAATACAAAGGCGTAGGCCGCATTCTCAATCAACTGTTTAAGCAAGCGATCTCGGCGGGTAAGCGCGTTCGCACAGAAACCAGCATTGGTACTGGAGCTGTTTCGATCAGTTCAGCTGCGGTGGAGCTAGCCCAAATTAAGGTGCCCAACCTCGCTGCTTGTCGAGTTGCCATTATTGGGGCAGGCAAAATGGCGCGACTGCTGGTGCAGCACTTAATCTCCAAGGGAGCAGTGCAAATTTGTATTCTCAATCGTTCTTTGGAGCGGGCAGAGGAACTAGCCAGCCAGTTTACAGAGACGCAACTCAAGCTCTGCTTGCTGTCTGAGTTGTCGGAAGTGCTGACCTGTTCAGATTTGGTATTTACCAGTACCGCTTCGACTCAACCGATTTTGGATCGCGCCAAGCTAGAAAACTGCTTGGAGCCAACTCAACCTTTGATGCTGATCGACATTTCCGTGCCCCGGAACGTCGATGCGGATGTCAATGACTTGGAATGTGTCCAGGTGTTCAACGTTGATGACCTGAAAGCAGTAGTAGCGCAAAACCAAGAAAGCCGTCGGCAAATGGCAATGGAGGCGGAAGCCCTACTAGAAGACGAGCTAGATGCCTTTGATGTTTGGTGGCGATCGCTAGAAACCGTCACGACCATTAGCTGCTTGCGGGAAAAAATTGAAACCATTCGCGAGCAAGAGCTAGAAAAGGCGTTGTCTCGCTTAGGTAGCGAGTTTGCGGAGAAGCACCAGGAAATTATTGAGGCGTTGACTAGAGGGATTGTAAACAAGATTTTGCATGACCCGATGGTACAACTCCGGGCGCAGCAGGATATTGAGGCGCGGCGGCGAGCGATGCAGTCGCTGGAGATGCTGTTTAACCTCAATCCAGAGGCGCGATCGGGGGAGGCAATTTAG